The window AGCTTCCGCACAGTATTTCAGACCTATTTCCAGTGTTTTGTCACAATTTAGAGGAGGAACTACAAATTCTGCCCCAAAATCATCCAGAAAGGATTTAGCAATTATATAAGTGTTTCCCAGATGTGGAAATGTAAAAACCATTATCACGCCTCCTTACAATCATATCTATAAACGCCTCAAGTCTGGTTAAAAATCCGGCTTCTGCAGAATGCTCGTCCAGTACCAGTTTCATAAAAGGTATATCGCTTTCCTTTCTAATTTTGTTTTCAACAAGCTCATCTACAAAGCTGTCTACCCCACAGCCAAAAGATGTAAGTGCCAAAATACCGTCTATTCTGCCGCTCTTGATTAACTGTATGGCACCACCGTATGCCCTTGTGCCGTAATCCCAGAAGAATTGCTTATCCAATTCCTTACAGCTGTCTTTAGATACCAGATAATCCAGCATATCAAGCGTCACCACTTCTGCACCATATTTGTTCAGCTTTTTCGAAAGTTCCATATTGAGAAAGGTATCATAAACAGTGTAGCTGTGACCTATTATTGCAATAGTCAATTTATTCTTTTCCAGAGTTGAACCAAACTCCGTATCAGCAAATTTCAAGGCTCTTCTTTTGCCTTTATATTCATTTAAAGCATCCTTGTAAGCACTGCTTATTTTCTTCCTGTCCCCAGTCAAAAACTCCCCTGTGTAAAGAGCCGCATGCCATGAGTTTTTGGGAGAATCCCTTAAGTTTATTTCAGTATCGATTATTTTCGGAAGTTCTTTTACTGAATTACGTACCATGTCAGTTACTCCGCAAACTTCGGGACATATATACTGCTTCTTTGCAACACTGGTAAATCTTGGCATAAATATATAATCAACTTTGCCTATCAATTCCATTACGTGACCAAAATATGCCTTAATAGGAATACATGCTTCTGAAACACATGTATTTGAACCATTTGTCAGTATTTTTTTGTTGGTAGTATCAGAAACTATTACTTCTGCATCCAGGTTGCGAAAAAATGTTTCCCATAGTGTTGAATATTTGAAATAATATAATCCTTTTGGTATACCCACTCTTTTCATAAAAAAACCACCTCAATACAATTATTGACGTGGTTTAATTCTGTTATACAGGGATTGTTTTTTCTTCCCGTTTATTATTATCTTATTTCGATATTGCATTTGTATACGTCCAGTTTTCAATAGCTTTTCCGATAGAATTACCTATTTTAACCTGATTATTGTAATCCGCAAGCCATTCATACTCGGCAGGATTGGACATAAACCCTCCCTCAATAAGAATTGCAGGAGCTTGAGTAACAGTGCACACTGACAGGCTCTGCCATCTGTAGCCGTCGTCCTTCCTTTTGAGGTCAGTTATCAACTGGTCTTTTATATATCCTGCGGCTGCCTTTGAGCTGTCTTTCGAATACAGCACCAGCAAGCCCGTATGCTTTGTATAGTCAGCGGTTACATCCATTGAGTTATTATGGATTGAAACGGCAATATCAGGCTTTTCTTTCCTTATAAGATTAGCTCTGTCATTAAGGCTGACAGTCTTATCCGAAGTCCTTGTCATAACAACTGTTGCACCAAGAGATTGCAGATATTTTCGGGCATTTAGAGTTATTGAGAGATTTATCTGTTTTTCATATAGTCCGTATTTACCTATTGGCCCCGTGGCACCTGATTCCGAACCTCCATGTCCTGCATCAAGTAATACCTTTAAGCCCGTTAACGGTTTTGAGCCCATCCCTGAAATTCTAGGGGAGTTTTTAACGGAAAACACAAAGGAGCCATTTTTGTATTCTGCATAATAACCATAAAAAGTATTGGCTGATTTCAGCACAAAAGTATATTGTGCTCCACCGGAAACAGCCTTGTACTTAACAGAGGAAAAGGGTGCATCGGATGGTATTGATTTATTAACATTCATCCCTGACGTATTGTACAGAGTCAATGTAAAAGAGTTTGACTCAGCCGCCACACCAAACACCGTATTTACAGGCATCTTAAAGTTAACATCAATATAGCTTCCGTTTGAATTTACAGATATTGCTGAAATTTTGTTGGCCGTAAGTGCCTTATCGTTTACAACTTTTACATTACTTGTTGCTGTCCAGGCTCCGCTCTTTAAAAGGTAAAAACCGTTTTGCTGACCTACTATATGGTCTGTCGCACCATTTATCAACGGTGTTATTCTTGAATAACCCGTTGACGGTCCTGAACGAGCTACAACTTCTGCATCTTTTGTACTGACAACAGCATATTTATAGTATCTTGACGATTGTATACTTATTGTGTTGCGTTGCTTTGAGGTAATTTTTTTACCTTTGTATTCCATTACAAAAATCGGATTTCCAAGGCTTAAAATACGCTCTTTACCGGAGACTCCCGGCATAGTAAAGGTTCCTGAATATTTTGCAGGTGTCAGAGTTCCTTTGTTTGCGTCAACTGTAGCTGTCTGTTTCAACTCTGCCTTATAGCCTCCCATTTCAACCCATACCTTTGAACCTGAAGGAGCCTGACAGGAAAATACAATCTTTTGTCCTGTCTGCATAGTCATACTCTGCGTAGGAGAAAAGTAACCGTTTCTGAATTCAACCTTTGACATCTTGTACGTGCTTGAGGTTGTTTTCCCATTGCGTGTTATATTTAATACAGTTTGCTTACCTTTATGGGTAAATACAAATTTGTTTTCTCCGACTTTCAAATCAACATATACAGTAAAATAACCGTTACCTGAAACCTGAATTTTATTGCCATTAAGATATATTGGCTCTTTAGGGTCACCGCCACCCAAAATACTTATCTTTGACGCTGAAGTCTTATAACCGTTAGAAGGAGAAACTATATAAAGCTGTCTGTCCTCCGGTACGCCACTGCCGGGGTCTTTGCCGGATACAAATATTCCTCTGAGCTTGTCCTTTATACCAAGTGTATTATCTCTCAATTTTGCATATCCATAGAATATACTTCCGGCTACGGCATTGCTCTTCCTGTTATATGCAATTTGCTTTGGAATTTGCAAAGGATCAAGCCAGTCATTTGACTGTGTAGTATCATTTATTTTGTACGCTGCATGACCAACATACAGCTTCACTTTTGTACCGCTGCAAACATTTTTCCACCAGTTTACCAAAACAGAATAATCTGCAATTTTAAATCCCATATTCCAATAAATCTGAGGTGCTATGTAATCAATATATGCTTCCCTTACCCACTTTTTAGAATCAGCATAGTGATCATAATATGTTGATATACCGCCCTGTGTACTTGAACCTTCTATATTCCTGTCCTTGTTAGACCATATTGCAAATGGGCTTATACCGAACTGAACCTTGTTTTTTATATTTTTTACTGTATCATAGGTATTTTTAACAAGAGTGTTTATGTTATTGCGTCTCCAGTCATCCTTGTTTTTAAAATTACCCTTATATTTTGCAAAAGAGGCCGAATCGTTAAAATCAACACCCTTAGTTTCCGATTTAGAAGGATAGAAATAATCATCAAAATGTATACCGTCAACATCATAATTTTTAACTATTTCGGCAACCCCATCAGTTATCAGCTTTATAGCAGCCGGATTCCCCGGATCAAGATACAACTGCCCTGTAGGAGCCGCAACAACTGCGTCAGGTATTTTTCTGGCAGGATGATTAGCTGAAAGTACACTTACATTTTTGTCAGGTTTAGCCGTTGTCCCCATTGTAAGTCTCAGTGGATTAAGCCACGCATGAACCTGTATGCCTTCCTTATGTGCCTGTTTTATTATGTATGCCAAAGGGTCAAAACCACCATCATTTTCTTTCCCCTGTTGTCCCGTTAAGTATTTTGACCACGGGAAAATAGATGATTTATAAAGGGCATCCCCTGTAGGCCTTACTTGAAAAAAGATAGCATTAAGTCCCATATATTTGGTATTACTTATTATTTCATCCAATTCCTTTTTTTGTTTGTCGGCACTGATACCCGGCTTTGACGGGAAATCTATATTTGCAACTGATGCAATCCATACTCCCCGTAAATCCTCATTTTTAGATACCGTTTGTGCATTGGAGATATTTCCTTCGTAAGTTTTATCTGCAAACAGCCTGTAGCCGGCGATTGGCAGAATCGTTAGAAATACCAGCAAAATACATACTGCCACGATTTTTTTATTCATTTTAACCCCCAAAAACCCCCAATAGTTTAGAAATAACCAAAAATAAAACAATATTCTATATATTTCATATAATAAATATATAGCATTTATAGCAACATTAACAACAAGTGTACCAAAATTTAATATTCTTTTAATACTAAATAATTCTAAAAAAAATTGTATTTATCTTAAAGTTAATTTAAGGGACTTTTTGGGGCATACTTCCTCACACTTTCCGCACAAAATACATTCAACATTGTCAATTCTTTTTTTATTACTGCTTACGATTTTGCTGACTTGTATACTCATAGGACAATTGCTGTCACATTTTTTACAATTTACACATGACGATGAATCAATTTTTACATGTAAAGACGGATATCCTAGTCTGTTTTTAATTTTGCTCCCCAAAACCATAAATGGTGCCATCCAACAGACTGAGTGACAAAAGGATCTTTTTCCAAAGTTCAAGGATATTACAGCAATGAATATTACTACAAAAACATATATTATACATCCGTGAAGACTTGAGGCAGAAACACCATAGTCTGTCAAAAATACAGGATTGAATTCTTTTATTCCTCCTGCTGATATGAATCCTGCTATTACAGAGGTAAGCCATGGTACCCATATAAAGTATTTAATTAATTTCTGCTTTCTACCTACAGCTTTGTTATTAATATGTACACAACAATCCTGTACAGCTCCGGCAGGACATATCCAACCGCAATAGGCTCTACCAAAAAATAATGAAAAAAGAAATAATGCTAAAAAAAACAATGCACTTCCTGAAACAATCCCTGCAAAGCTTCCCTGTACAATAAGATATGGAGAGAAATAGTTCAGTGTTACAGGAAAAAGCAGCATGGAAAAAAGCAATAATGTATTTCTTATTTTTTGACGTCTCATTTTTAACACCCCTTGTCGTTGTCTTGATTTATATGATTTTTCAATAGTTTTTCAGCTTCATCCGCCCACTCAATATATGCTTTGTATATAAATTCTCCGAACAAAACCGTCAAAAAGTAGTATAAGTGATCGTCTTCTTTCTCAATAACCTTTTCCAGATTCGTCTTATACATCTGAATCATTTTCAAATCATTTATATGGCGCTCTTTGAAATTTTCTATTCTCTCAACATTCTCCCTGTAAGAAACCATGTTCCCAAAAAAAAGCTTCAATAGTATTTCATATTTTGTGTATTCCTTTGCTCCCGGTACACTAAGCCACTCCTTCAAAACCTCCCGGCCTTTTGCAGTAATAGAATAAACACTCTTTTCAGGGCCCTTTGAGTTTTCTCCCGTACGTTTTGTTACCATTCCGCCTTTTTCAAGCTGACTGAGGGTGGGATACAACTGGCCGTACCCAACCTCCCAAAATCTGCTTATCATATAATCAATTTTTTTCTTTAAGTCATACCCGCTGGAATCCTCGTGATTTAGTAACCCCAGTATTATAAAAGAGGTTGTATTTTCTTTCGCCATAATATCCTCCGTATGTATCAACATGATATAGTCTGATTATATCATGTTGATACAGATATAACAAGGGTTACTATAAATCACGATAAAATAAAAACCCGATTTGATTATTTGCAAAAACAAATAATCAAATCGGGTTTTCTTACTTAATAAATAATATTTTATTTATTAAGCTTTACCGTCACATCCAAGAACGTTAACAATCTTGTTCTTTACAAGACCCTTTATAGCCTCTCTAGCTGGCTTTAAATATTGTCTTGGATCGAAGTGATCAGGATGATCATTGAAATACTTTCTTATTGAACCTGTCATAGCAAGTCTCAAGTCAGAGTCGATATTTATCTTACATACTGCCATCTTAGCAGCCTGACGGAGCATATCTTCAGGAATACCTATTGCATCAGGCATTTTTCCGCCATTGCCGTTGATCATTTCAACAAACTCTGGGATAACGGATGATGCACCGTGGAGAACTATTGGGAAGTTAGGAAGTCTCTTTGAAACTTCTTCCAATACATCAAACCTCAACTGTGGCTTTGTTCCTGGTTTGAATTTGTATGCGCCATGGCTTGTACCGATTGCGATTGCCAATGAATCAACACCGGTTTTTGTAACGAATTCTTCAACTTCAGCAGGATTTGTAAATGCTGCGTCAGCCTCTGATACGTTAACTGCATCTTCGATACCTGCAAGTCTACCAAGTTCAGCTTCAACAACAACTCCTCTTGGGTGAGCATATTCAACAACCTGTTTTGCAAGTGCTATGTTATCTTCGAATGAGTGGTGTGAACCGTCTATCATAACGGAAGTAAATCCGCCGTCGATACATGATTTACAAAGCTCGAAAGTATCACCGTGGTCAAGGTGCAGACAGATTGGCAAACCTGTTTCTATAATAGCAGCCTCAACTAATTTCATAAGATAAGTATGGTTTGCATACTTTCTTGCTCCTGCTGATACTTGAAGAATAAGAGGAGCATTTACTTCTTTTGCTGCTTCAGTTATTCCTTGTACAATTTCCATGTTATTAACATTGAAAGCTCCTATTGCATAGCCGCCTTCATACGCTTTTTTAAACATTTCGGTAGAAGTTACTAATGGCATATTTATGCACTCCTTTATAAGAATAATTTTACCTTTATATTATATATTGTTTATCCAATTTTATCAGAAAACAATAAGGTAATTCTAATATTAACCAACATAAAAACTCACCGTTACTATTTTATGCAATATTATCTTTAAAATCAAGGGATATTTTGATATTTTTTTGACAAACCTAGGTAATGTATAATTGCATTTTCCAACTTGTTATGCTATATTTTAATTTGATTGCGGATTGTAATATCAGTCCTATTGAAGAAAGGTCTGGTAAGAGCAACGTATATATTAATAAATTAATATAAATATCAGGAGGTATATAAAATGACTGTTTTAAAAGGCGCCGCTATTTTTGGACAATCAGGTGGACCAACATCAGTAATTAATGCCAGTGCATGCGGAGTATTTCAGGAAGCATTAAAGCAAGATGCAATAACAGCTGTATATGGTGCAGCTCACGGTATCAAAGGTATTCTTGATGAAAAATTCTATGACATGAGCAAGGAAGATGCTTACGAGCTTGACTTATTAAAGACTACTCCTTCTTCAGCTCTTGGTTCTGTTCGTTACAAACTTAAATCAGTAGAAGAAGACGAAACAGATTACAAGAGACTTGTTGAAGTTTTCAAGAAATATGATATCAGATATTTCTTCTATAACGGTGGAAATGATTCAATGGATACTTGCAATAAGGTTAGCAAGTACATGCAGAAAGTTGGCTATGAATGCAAAGTAATGGGTGTTCCAAAGACTATAGATAATGACCTTTTCGGAACAGACCACTGCCCTGGATATTCAAGTGCAGCTAAGTATATCGCTACTTCAACTATGGAAGTTTACCATGATGCAAGAGTTTACAACACAGGTATGATTACTATACTTGAAGTTATGGGAAGAAACGCAGGTTGGTTGACAGCTGCAACTGCTCTTGCTGCTTACAAGGGTGCAGGTCCTGACTTGATATACCTCCCTGAAATTGATTTTGATATGGATCAGTTCCTTGCTGACTGTACTAGAATTTACAAAGAAAATGGAAACTGTATCGTTGCTGTTTCAGAAGGTATTAAGGACAAAAACGGTAAGTACATTTCAGAATACGGTTCAAACCTTGCTGATCAGAAAGATTCTTTCGGACATGCTCAGTTAGGCGGACTCGCTGCTACTCTGGCTGCAATTGTTAAGGAAAAGACCGGAGCAAAGGTTCGTGGAATCGAATTCAGTCTTCTTCAAAGATGTGCTGCTCACTGCGGTTCTGCAAGCGACGTAAACGAATCCTACATGTCAGGTCAAATGGCAGTAAGATATGCAGTTGAAGGTATGACAGACAAGATGGTTGGCTTTAAGAGAGCTGAAGGAAGCGAATACAAATGTGAAATTCAGTTACTCAATTTGGACGATGTTGCAAATACTGAAAAGAAGATTCCTAGAGAATGGATTAATGAAGCTGGAAATGGCTTAAAGCAAGAGTTTATTGACTATGCTTTACCATTAATTCAAGGTGAATCCACTCCTCCTAAGGAAGATGGTCTTCCTAGATTTGCAAAACTCAAAAAAGTTTTTGCAACTAAATAATAAAACTTACAATTATGACCACCCGTAAAACTGGTGGTTTGTGTTAGCTCTATAAGGGCTTATTACCGGCCAGCGTCTAAAAGACGCTGGCTTTTACTTTGCTAAAAACAACTATTGCCTGCACCGCCCCCTGCATGGCCAACCCACTATAAACATACTTGGAATATATCCAAATGAGTGAACATTTTGTATAATATAACCTATATCTACTAAGTTCTGAGATAGCGAGGAAAAATGAAAAGGAATCTGGCATTCAACAAAACAATTTTATCGGTAATCATACTCAATGTTGCTCAGGTAGCAATATTAATAGGCATAATGGTATTCCAGTATTTGAGGGATGCATCTGTTTTTATAACTTTTAACAGTGAAACCATTTCATATATAACAATTGTTTTGATTTCCTTTCTAAATACCTTTATCAATATAAAAGATATTCAACGTCTAGGGCAGATAAACTCTAAAAATGATACTCTTGTGCAAACACTGTTTCAGCTTGAGGAGCTGAACAAAACCCTGAGAGCACAGAGACACGATTTTATGAACCATCTTCAAGTGGTCTACGGACTTATTGAACTGGAAGAATTCAGTGACACAAAAGATTATATCGAAAAGGTTTATAACGATATTCAAAAGGTAAGTCGTGTCATGAGAACATCAAACCCTGCTTTTAACGCCCTGTTGCAGGCAAAAGTTCTTGCCGGAGAAAAAAGAGGGATTGAAACCAGACTAACGGTAAACTCCAGATTTGATAAAATCAAGATTCCCACTTGGGAGTTTTGCAGGGTCATAGGTAATATTATAGATAATGCCATTTATGCACTTGAAAACTCTCAAGGTAATAAATATATAGAAATTATTCTCCATGAAGACATTAAATACTACTATTTCACTATCAAAGACAATGGTTCCGGAATGCCACAGGATATTATCGACAAAATATTTGAAACAGGTTTTACAACAAAAGGCAATAAAGGTGAAGGCATGGGACTGGCTATTACAAAGGAAACCCTCCTTAATTACGGCGGAAGCATAAATGTACGAGTTGATAACGGTGAAACCATATTTGAAGGGCAAATACCAAAGTAAACTTTTGATGATGTAAACCGACATTTGTGACTATTTAATGTACTTTACGGCAATTACCCATTACTTATAGTAATTAGAACAATATAATATTACCAAAAGCATAAATAAATATGCACAAAAAGGGGGCAGTCTAATGTGGAAATATTGGATTTCATTGTACAAATAAGTTTTATACAGGGGCTTATACTGATAATAGGGGTTATACTTGTAATAGTAGAGATGTTTCATCCTGGGTTTGGCGCTCCGGGAATCACAGGTGCTATTCTGATAATCATAGGAATTATTTTTATAGCATCAACCTTCCAGCAGGCTTTGATTCTGATAGTACTTGTACTGGCAATTCTGGGAATTGCGCTTAGTATTATACTTCACTCGGCTACCAAAGGAAAATTGTCAAGGTCGTCTCTTATACTAAAGCACTCGCAGCAAAAATCAACCGGGTATATAGGTATGGAGGATCTGGAATTTTTTCTTGGCAAAGAAGGCATCAGCTACACTGTTTTGAGGCCATCCGGAGTAGTGGATTTTGATGGAGTTAAAATTGATGTAGTATCAGAGGGTTCATTTATTCCCCAAGGCAAAAAGGTAAAGGTAATAAAAGTTATCGGTAGGAGTATAGTAGTTCGTGAAATTTAGCTTTTCATTATAATGTTGCTCAAACGAAAAGGAGAGATTGTTATGAATTTAACAGGTTTTGTTATTATATTGTGTGCACTGGCACTGTTCTTTGCTTTGTTTTTCAGTCTGGTGCCCGTGGGTTTATGGATATCAGCTTTGGCTGCAAATGTAAAGGTCAGTATCTTCAACCTTATTGGTATGAAGCTTAGAAGGGTGAAGCCCTACAAGATAGTAATGCCTCTCATAAAAGCAGTCAAAGGCGGCATAGATCTCAATGTAAACCAACTGGAAGCGCATTACCTTGCAGGAGGAAATGTAGATGTTGTTGTTGATGCACTAATAGCTGCTCACAGGGCAAACATGAATCTTCCCTTTGAAAGAGCTGCTGCTATTGATTTGGCAGGCCGCAATGTACTGGAAGCAGTTAAGATGAGTGTAAACCCAAAAGTTATCGAGACCCCTAATGTTTCAGCGGTTGCAAAAGACGGTATTGAACTTCTGGCAAAGGCAAGAGTAACAGTCAGGGCCAATCTGGACAGACTCATAGGCGGTGCGGGAGAAACTACCGTCCTTGCCAGAGTCGGTGAAGGTATTGTAACAACTGTAGGTAGCTCTTTTTCCCATAAAGAGGTACTTGAAAACCCTGATAAAATATCCCAAACAGTTCTGTCAAAAGGTCTGGATGCAGGAACTGCCTTTGAAATTCTTTCAATTGATATAGCTGACGTTGATGTCGGCAGAAATATAGGCGCCCAGCTGCAAACTCTTCAAGCAGAAGCAGATAAAAACATAGCACAGGCCAAGGCTGAGGAAAGAAGAGCAATGGCTGTTGCAAAAGAACAGGAAATGAAGGCTGCTGTTCAGGAGATGAGGGCAAAGGTTGTTGAGGCGGAGGCTCTTGTACCGGATGCTATGGCTACAGCTCTCCGTGAAGGAAAGATTGGTGTAATGGATTACTACAATCTTCAGAATATGATAGCTGATACCCAGATGAGGGATGCCATTTCTAAGGCAGGTAACCCTGATGTTCCTGAAAACATTGATATAAAATCGTAGGATACCGGGAACGTTTATCAAAAGGAGTGAAGTGAAAATGGAACCAATTTACAAACTAATGTATTCAGCTCTTGGAGTTCCTATGAAATCCAGCGGCTCACAAGCCGCTGGTACACCTGTGACCGTTGAATCTGATAGTAGTAATTCACCGGAGGTTACTGAGAACCTCCAAAATGAAACTTCATCAGACTCTTTTATATCAGATAATGCTGAAAAACCTGAACCTGATGGTACGAACAGTCCTTCAGAAGATATTATAAAATCGGATGCATCAAAAAATTCCAACAAAGAAGTGAGTCTGAAAATTGACTTCAGCGATAACGGCCTGATACAGGGATTTATCATGTCGGAAATACTTGCTCCCCCAAAAGCGATGAAACGGAGAGGAAATACCCTATGGAACTCAAGGTTCTGATTGTTGATGATGATGATGGAATGAGACTTGTTCTAAAAAAGATAATTGAAAAAAACGAGGGTTTTGAGTTGGTTGGCGAGGCTAAAAGCGGAGAGACAGGCTTAGGCCTCGTTGAAGCCTTCTCCCCTCACATTGTTTTTTTGGATATTGAAATGCCCGGCATGGGAGGCATTGAGTGTGCCAAAAGAATAATGGATATTGCACCCAAAACCTTTATTATATTTGCTACTGCCTACGAAAACTATATGCCGGAAGCCTTTGAGGTATATGCATCGGATTATCTGATTAAGCCCTTTAAAATAGACAGAATACTGACTACCCTTCAACGCATAAAGGAGATATTTGTTAACAAAGAAGCTGATGCAGTTTCCCCCCCTCAAATCAACAGATACAGCCTTTCGAAGCTTATAATAAAGAGCAAGGAAGGCATCAGCTTCATTGACTGCAAGGATATAATATTTATTGAGCGTGAAAATCGGAATACGGTAATTCACACCCTGACAGAAAGCTTGACTACCTCTGAAGGCTTAAGCGAAATAGAGGAAAGGTTGGACAATTCGCACTTTTTCAGAAGCCACAAGTCTTACATTATAAATCTTTCCATGATTTACAAAATCTATCCATACGGGCGTTGGACATATACCGTCAAGTTCAAGGGCACAGACAAGGACGCTCTTCTCACACATGACAGATATGGTCAACTGGAGAAGCTCTTCAATGCATAGACTCCATTTGAAAGGTCTATCTGAATTTATCAATAAAATTAACCTCTTGACATATCCTAAAAATATTCTATACTAAAGTTATAAACTATTTTACAAGAACAAACTGTCATACAACTGGCGGACGTGGAGATTACCACAGGGAGTATGACTTTAAAAGCCGGCCGCCTGGGCATCATAACTGCTCAGGCGGCATTTGTTTTGTTGTTTCCACAAACATACAAAAAAGTGTTTCCTGGGGAGAAATTTTTCCGAGGGGGTACTAAATTATGAATTTAAACATTTCTGATTTCAAACCTGGTAAATGGCAGAGTTCCATAGACGTTCAGGACTTTATCCAGACAAACTACACTCCATACGATGGTGCCGAAAACTTTCTTTGCAGCGCCAGTTCAAAAACAAAACAGCTCTGGGATACTTGTAAGAGTCTTTTGGTTGAAGAGCATTTAAACGGCGGAATTCTTGATATCGACACAGAAACAGTAGCAAGTATAACAAGTCATAAACCCGGCTTTATTGAAGAGAAATACGAAGTAATAAAGGGGCTTCAGACCGATACACCTCTGAAAAGAGCTTTTCTTGCTAAAACCGGCTACAGAATGGCTAAACAGGCCTGCCAGCAGTTTGATACCGCACCATCACCTGACATTGATAAAATTTTCAGTAAAAGCATAAAAACTCATAATGATGGTGTTTTCAGCGCATATACTGATGAAATGCGTAAGGCAAGAAAATGCGGAGTTATAACAGGGCTTCCCGATGCATACGGCAGAGGCCGTATAATAGGCGATTACAGAAGAGTTGCCCTATATGGCACGGATTATTTAATAAATCAAAAACAAAAGGATTTGGACAGTCTCGGCGGCACTATGACCGATGTTGTTATAAGGCTTAGAGAAGAACTTCACGATCAGATTGCCGCACTTAAGGATTTGGGTATTCTGGGAAATTCTTACGGCTTTAATC of the Ruminiclostridium papyrosolvens DSM 2782 genome contains:
- a CDS encoding acyl-CoA dehydratase activase-related protein — protein: MKRVGIPKGLYYFKYSTLWETFFRNLDAEVIVSDTTNKKILTNGSNTCVSEACIPIKAYFGHVMELIGKVDYIFMPRFTSVAKKQYICPEVCGVTDMVRNSVKELPKIIDTEINLRDSPKNSWHAALYTGEFLTGDRKKISSAYKDALNEYKGKRRALKFADTEFGSTLEKNKLTIAIIGHSYTVYDTFLNMELSKKLNKYGAEVVTLDMLDYLVSKDSCKELDKQFFWDYGTRAYGGAIQLIKSGRIDGILALTSFGCGVDSFVDELVENKIRKESDIPFMKLVLDEHSAEAGFLTRLEAFIDMIVRRRDNGFYISTSGKHLYNC
- a CDS encoding PadR family transcriptional regulator, with product MAKENTTSFIILGLLNHEDSSGYDLKKKIDYMISRFWEVGYGQLYPTLSQLEKGGMVTKRTGENSKGPEKSVYSITAKGREVLKEWLSVPGAKEYTKYEILLKLFFGNMVSYRENVERIENFKERHINDLKMIQMYKTNLEKVIEKEDDHLYYFLTVLFGEFIYKAYIEWADEAEKLLKNHINQDNDKGC
- a CDS encoding family 10 glycosylhydrolase, which produces MNKKIVAVCILLVFLTILPIAGYRLFADKTYEGNISNAQTVSKNEDLRGVWIASVANIDFPSKPGISADKQKKELDEIISNTKYMGLNAIFFQVRPTGDALYKSSIFPWSKYLTGQQGKENDGGFDPLAYIIKQAHKEGIQVHAWLNPLRLTMGTTAKPDKNVSVLSANHPARKIPDAVVAAPTGQLYLDPGNPAAIKLITDGVAEIVKNYDVDGIHFDDYFYPSKSETKGVDFNDSASFAKYKGNFKNKDDWRRNNINTLVKNTYDTVKNIKNKVQFGISPFAIWSNKDRNIEGSSTQGGISTYYDHYADSKKWVREAYIDYIAPQIYWNMGFKIADYSVLVNWWKNVCSGTKVKLYVGHAAYKINDTTQSNDWLDPLQIPKQIAYNRKSNAVAGSIFYGYAKLRDNTLGIKDKLRGIFVSGKDPGSGVPEDRQLYIVSPSNGYKTSASKISILGGGDPKEPIYLNGNKIQVSGNGYFTVYVDLKVGENKFVFTHKGKQTVLNITRNGKTTSSTYKMSKVEFRNGYFSPTQSMTMQTGQKIVFSCQAPSGSKVWVEMGGYKAELKQTATVDANKGTLTPAKYSGTFTMPGVSGKERILSLGNPIFVMEYKGKKITSKQRNTISIQSSRYYKYAVVSTKDAEVVARSGPSTGYSRITPLINGATDHIVGQQNGFYLLKSGAWTATSNVKVVNDKALTANKISAISVNSNGSYIDVNFKMPVNTVFGVAAESNSFTLTLYNTSGMNVNKSIPSDAPFSSVKYKAVSGGAQYTFVLKSANTFYGYYAEYKNGSFVFSVKNSPRISGMGSKPLTGLKVLLDAGHGGSESGATGPIGKYGLYEKQINLSITLNARKYLQSLGATVVMTRTSDKTVSLNDRANLIRKEKPDIAVSIHNNSMDVTADYTKHTGLLVLYSKDSSKAAAGYIKDQLITDLKRKDDGYRWQSLSVCTVTQAPAILIEGGFMSNPAEYEWLADYNNQVKIGNSIGKAIENWTYTNAISK
- a CDS encoding 4Fe-4S binding protein encodes the protein MRRQKIRNTLLLFSMLLFPVTLNYFSPYLIVQGSFAGIVSGSALFFLALFLFSLFFGRAYCGWICPAGAVQDCCVHINNKAVGRKQKLIKYFIWVPWLTSVIAGFISAGGIKEFNPVFLTDYGVSASSLHGCIIYVFVVIFIAVISLNFGKRSFCHSVCWMAPFMVLGSKIKNRLGYPSLHVKIDSSSCVNCKKCDSNCPMSIQVSKIVSSNKKRIDNVECILCGKCEEVCPKKSLKLTLR
- a CDS encoding 6-phosphofructokinase, with the translated sequence MTVLKGAAIFGQSGGPTSVINASACGVFQEALKQDAITAVYGAAHGIKGILDEKFYDMSKEDAYELDLLKTTPSSALGSVRYKLKSVEEDETDYKRLVEVFKKYDIRYFFYNGGNDSMDTCNKVSKYMQKVGYECKVMGVPKTIDNDLFGTDHCPGYSSAAKYIATSTMEVYHDARVYNTGMITILEVMGRNAGWLTAATALAAYKGAGPDLIYLPEIDFDMDQFLADCTRIYKENGNCIVAVSEGIKDKNGKYISEYGSNLADQKDSFGHAQLGGLAATLAAIVKEKTGAKVRGIEFSLLQRCAAHCGSASDVNESYMSGQMAVRYAVEGMTDKMVGFKRAEGSEYKCEIQLLNLDDVANTEKKIPREWINEAGNGLKQEFIDYALPLIQGESTPPKEDGLPRFAKLKKVFATK
- the fba gene encoding class II fructose-1,6-bisphosphate aldolase translates to MPLVTSTEMFKKAYEGGYAIGAFNVNNMEIVQGITEAAKEVNAPLILQVSAGARKYANHTYLMKLVEAAIIETGLPICLHLDHGDTFELCKSCIDGGFTSVMIDGSHHSFEDNIALAKQVVEYAHPRGVVVEAELGRLAGIEDAVNVSEADAAFTNPAEVEEFVTKTGVDSLAIAIGTSHGAYKFKPGTKPQLRFDVLEEVSKRLPNFPIVLHGASSVIPEFVEMINGNGGKMPDAIGIPEDMLRQAAKMAVCKINIDSDLRLAMTGSIRKYFNDHPDHFDPRQYLKPAREAIKGLVKNKIVNVLGCDGKA